The following proteins are encoded in a genomic region of Marinihelvus fidelis:
- a CDS encoding exo-alpha-sialidase, with translation MDTPTSVDSLAPRLAATKDDRVVISWLEPHEKGHRLAYALFSEGQAGPAHTIHQGEGFFANWADTPGVVVMPDGTWLAHWLARSGQGTYAYDVMLATSADQGATWSVPFSPHDDGTPTEHGFVSSYPASPSAVGLAWLDGRETAPAPEDAPTTGHAHGGHGAMTLRTALIAPDGTISEGAQLDDRVCDCCGTAAAVTADGPVVVYRDRSDDEIRDIMLVRRGPAGWSEPVRVHADEWRITACPVNGPAVLARGRQLVVAWFTMAADETPRVNVAVSTDSGVSFSTPVALDTGSAMGRVDLAWAESGFILVWMAENGSGANVNLAKFDLDGRLVERGSLVELDAGRGSGFPRIAALDGGRILLAWTGADGVQLGIVDID, from the coding sequence GTGGACACCCCCACTTCAGTCGACAGCCTGGCGCCTCGACTGGCCGCCACCAAGGACGACCGGGTTGTCATCAGCTGGCTTGAGCCTCACGAGAAGGGCCATCGCCTGGCCTACGCGCTGTTCAGTGAAGGGCAGGCCGGCCCCGCCCACACGATCCACCAGGGCGAAGGGTTCTTCGCCAACTGGGCCGACACGCCGGGCGTGGTGGTCATGCCCGATGGCACTTGGCTCGCGCACTGGCTGGCGCGCTCGGGGCAGGGCACCTATGCCTACGACGTCATGCTGGCCACCAGCGCCGACCAGGGCGCGACCTGGAGCGTGCCGTTTTCGCCCCACGATGATGGCACACCCACGGAACATGGTTTCGTCAGCAGCTACCCGGCCTCGCCGTCGGCTGTGGGGCTGGCCTGGCTCGATGGCCGTGAAACCGCGCCGGCGCCAGAGGATGCTCCTACGACGGGTCACGCCCACGGCGGCCACGGTGCGATGACGCTCAGAACGGCCCTGATCGCCCCGGATGGCACGATTAGCGAGGGCGCTCAACTCGACGACCGGGTCTGTGACTGCTGCGGCACGGCGGCCGCGGTGACCGCGGATGGCCCGGTCGTGGTCTACCGTGATCGAAGTGACGACGAGATCCGCGACATCATGCTGGTGCGCCGCGGGCCTGCAGGTTGGAGTGAGCCGGTCCGGGTTCACGCCGACGAGTGGCGCATCACCGCCTGCCCGGTGAATGGGCCCGCGGTGCTGGCGCGCGGCCGCCAGTTGGTCGTGGCCTGGTTCACAATGGCCGCCGACGAGACACCCAGGGTTAATGTCGCCGTCTCCACCGACAGTGGCGTCAGCTTCAGCACACCGGTCGCGCTGGATACCGGCAGCGCCATGGGCCGTGTCGACCTGGCCTGGGCGGAGTCTGGATTTATCCTGGTCTGGATGGCCGAAAACGGATCCGGCGCAAACGTTAACCTGGCAAAGTTCGACCTCGACGGCAGGCTCGTGGAACGGGGCAGCCTGGTCGAACTCGATGCCGGTCGTGGCAGCGGGTTTCCCCGCATCGCGGCGCTGGATGGCGGCCGCATCCTGCTGGCCTGGACTGGCGCGGACGGCGTGCAACTTGGCATCGTCGACATCGACTGA